Proteins from a single region of Apium graveolens cultivar Ventura chromosome 7, ASM990537v1, whole genome shotgun sequence:
- the LOC141674081 gene encoding uncharacterized protein LOC141674081, giving the protein MGKSHRKRESVSKFLQLEDIDIDIALSRLEELINFFNEFRETGYDSCKKEEKELVLELDVEPVFPEKRKIHRLVHFDDLGVTAADDDQNLSAEQKFRRYYFLYIVDQGAFQLKERFKQFQDYKEKFGFLFNLKKHLSGDDEGLKSCCMKVEGFLRHDMRYDIVGAELFNELLVLRMIIPDEITKAINVLNYLSSSSRQINYPNAWIAYRIVVTIPVTVVEAERTFSRLKLIKYYLRSSMSQDSLNGLALLSIESELASSLDYSKIIERFTSQKPRKKFQNQ; this is encoded by the exons ATGGGAAAGTCACATCGAAAGCGTGAGAGCG TTAGTAAGTTCTTACAACTTGAAgatattgatattgatattgCATTGTCAAGATTGGAAGAACTTATAAATTTCTTTAATGAGTTTAGAGAAACTGGTTATGACTCTTGTAAGAAGGAGGAAAAAGAGTTAGTTTTGGAGTTGGATGTGGAGCCTGTGTTTCCTGAAAAGCGAAAAATTCATAGGCTTGTTCATTTTGATGATCTTGGGGTTACTGCAGCTGATGATGATCAGAACTTGAGTGCTGAACAAAAATTCAGAAGGTATTATTTCTTGTATATTGTTgatcaaggtgcttttcaactcAAAGAACGGTTTAAACAGTTTCAAGATTATAAGGAAAAATTTGGGTTTTTATTTAACCTGAAGAAGCATTTATCTGGTGATGATGAGGGGTTAAAATCTTGTTGCATGAAGGTTGAGGGATTTCTTAGACATGATATGCGATATGATATTGTTGGCGCAGAGTTGTTTAACGAGTTACTAGTGCTTCGAATGATAATACCCGATGAGATAACAAAGGCAATAAATGTGCTTAATTATTTAAGTTCTAGTTCAAGACAAATAAATTATCCAAATGCTTGGATAGCTTATAGAATCGTTGTGACCATTCCTGTTACAGTGGTAGAGGCGGAAAGGACATTTTCTAGATTGAAACTGATCAAATATTATCTCCGCTCTTCGATGTCTCAAGATAGCCTTAATGGATTAGCTTTATTGTCTATTGAAAGTGAGCTGGCAAGTTCTCTAGATTATAGCAAAATCATAGAGAGATTCACATCTCAAAAGCCTAGAAAAAAGTTTCAAAATCAATAA
- the LOC141673977 gene encoding putative steroid-binding protein 3, which produces MEISIGELKQYDGTNPSKPIYIAIKGRIFDVTTGNSFYGPGGSYSMFAGKDATRALAKMSKNEEDVIASVDGLTDKELGVLSDWEKKFEAKYPVVGRVVS; this is translated from the coding sequence ATGGAGATCTCAATTGGTGAGCTAAAACAATACGATGGCACAAACCCATCAAAACCCATATACATAGCTATAAAGGGTCGTATCTTCGACGTCACAACCGGCAATTCTTTCTACGGTCCGGGAGGTTCTTACTCCATGTTTGCCGGCAAAGATGCAACAAGGGCTCTTGCTAAAATGAGCAAAAATGAAGAAGATGTTATTGCTTCTGTTGATGGCCTCACTGATAAAGAACTCGGCGTTCTTTCTGATTGGGAAAAGAAGTTTGAAGCTAAGTACCCTGTCGTTGGCCGTGTAGTGTCTTGA